The segment CGTGTGCGACATCTACGGTCGCAAGCTCGCCCTGGCCGGCGCCAGCATGATTGAGAACGTCAAAATGGCCCAGAAGATGGGCTATTTGGAGATCCCCGACGGCATGCTGATCCGGCTGGAGGAAGCCAACAAGATGAAGCCCGACCAGGTCGCCATCATGGCCACCGGCACACAAGGCGAACCGGGCGCGGTGCTCGGTCGGATGGCGGCGGGCAAACATCCGGTCCTCAACGTCATGCCCGGCGATACGATCGTCATGTCGGCGCACCCCATCCCCGGCAATGAGGAATATATTCACCGCATCATCAACCGCTTGTTTCAAAAGGGCGCCGAGGTGCTCTACGATCCGGTCGCCAAGGTGCACGTCTCCGGCCATGCCAGCCAGGAAGAGCAGAAGCTGTTGATGAGCTTGATCCGCCCCAAGTATTTCATCCCGATCCACGGCGAACTGCGCATGTTGAAGGCGCATGCGCGCCTGGCGCACGAGTTGGGCATCTCTCCCGATCGCACCTTCGTTGTCGAGAACGGCACGCCGATCGAGTTTAACAACGGCGAGGCGCGACAGTTGGATCGCATCCCAGGGGGCTATGTGTTCGTGGATGGCAGCGGCGTGGGCGACATCGGCAGAGCGGTCATTCGCGATCGGGAGGCGTTGGCGCGCGACGGCTTCGTCATCGTCGTGATTCGGCGCGACGCAGAAGGTCGGCTGGCCGAGAAGCCGGAGATCATCACCCGCGGCTTCATCTACATGAAAGACTCCGCGCCGCTCTTGCAGAGCATGTCCCAGGCTGTGGCCGATGCGCTATGCGACATCACCGGCGCGACGAGCACCGGCGCGATCCGCGAACGGGCAATTGATGCGCTCAACCGGCTGATCTACAGCGAGACCAAGCGTCGGCCGATGATCGTCGCCATCGTCACTTGAACGCCTCCTGTTCCGCGCCCCCTCCTTGCGGGAAGAGAACCACGCCGAGGCCGCTGCGGATGATCAGGTAACGCGGCCGGGCTGGGTCCGGCTCAATCTTTCGGCGCACGCGATAGATCAGCTCATGTAAGCTGTCTCGGTGGCGCCGGGCGCCCCACACGGCCTGAATCACCGCGTCGTAATCGCACACGTTGTTGGCGTGTTGCATGAGATATTTCATCAAGCGGTACTCGGTGTGCGAGAGGAAGGCCGACAACCGCTTGCCGTCGCGCCACACCGTCGCGCTGGGACTGATCCACAAGCCGACTTGCACGGCGGGCGACTCGGCCGGTTGGGCTGACGGCGCAGTGCACAGCGCGACATCAGCCGCATCCTCCGCCGGCATAGTGTCGCCCAGATAGCAAAACACGACGTCGAACGAATCGCCGATCCGGATATTGTCGCCGCTCGACAACTTGGCTCTTTCCTTGCGCAGCAACCGGCCGTTCACCATCGTGCCGTTACGGCTGTAATCCTCCAAGAACCACGCGCCATCCTCAAACACCAGGCGGGCATGTTCGCGCGAAGCGCGCAGGTCATCGGGGGGGAGCGGGATGTCATGTGGGCCAAGCACGCCACGACCGATGCGCACGACAGGCGCGCGCAGGCCATAGCGTTCATGAGAGCGTCTGTTCGATCGCAGCAGCGCTACTTGCAGCGATGGGACCTGGCTTGACGACACGCTCATACGCCCCTCAATTCTACGTGCTTTCTAAGTTTGTATGGGGCGTGCGGGCTGTGCTATAACGCCCTTATGCAGCAAGCCGACATTTTGCTCACCGGCGGCATCGTCATCACCATGGACGATGCCTTCCAGCAGTATCCGAACGGCGCTGTGGCCATTCGCGGCGATTCAATCGTCGCCGTCGGCGATGCCGACCGAATCATGGCGACCTACACGGCAGGGGAGGTTATTGACTGTACAGGTTGCTGCATCATGCCCGGCCTGATCAATTGCCACACCCATACGCCGATGACGCTGCTGCGCGGCCTGGCCGACGACCTACGGCTGGACGTGTGGCTGTATGGCTACATGCTGCCCGTCGAGCGCAGGTTCGTCTCACCAGACTTTGTGGCGCTGGGCGCGCGTTTAGCGTGCGCCGAGATGATCCGCAGCGGGGTGACTTGCGTGAACGACATGTACTACTTCGAGGAGACCATCGCGCAGACCCTCGCCGAGGTTGGCCTGCGCGCGCTGTGTTCGCAGACTATCATGCAGTTCCCCACGCCGGATGCCTCCAGCGCCGACGAGAGCCTGGAGTCCACGGAGGCCTTCATCCGCAAGTGGAAGGGGCACCCGTTGATCACACCGGTGATCGCGCCACACGCGCCCTACACGTGCAGCGGCCCACTCATGCGCGCCTGCGCCGAGATCGCCATCCAGCACGACGTGCCGTTGCACATCCACATTAGCGAGACCTTTCAAGAAGTGGAGGACAGCCGGCGCGAACACGGCATGCCGGTGGTGAATTGGGTCAAGAAGAACGGCGTGCTGGAGGCCAAGGTGATCGCCGCGCACTGCGTAGCGATAGACGCCGGGGAGATGCGCACGCTGCGCAACGCCGGCGCGACGGTGGCGCACAACCCCTCCGCCAACCTCAAGCTGGCCAGCGGCATCGCCAACGTCACGCAGATGTTGAAGACCGGCCTCA is part of the Candidatus Roseilinea sp. genome and harbors:
- the rnj gene encoding ribonuclease J; the protein is MSAKPLKWIPIGGLGEVGKNMMMFEYGEDILLIDAGIMFPESDMLGVDAVIPDYGFLKEKRGRVRALIITHGHEDHTGAITHVVRDFPGVPIYTMPLTRGLLEVKLKDAKLLSQTKIHTVAADSEITLGPFKVEFFRMCHSIPDNVGVGITTPAGLVVHSGDFKFDHTPVDGKPSNFAKLAEFAGRNVLALFADSTNAEIAGTTPSERAIEPTFEHIFRDAKGRVIVATFASLVSRVQQVVNVCDIYGRKLALAGASMIENVKMAQKMGYLEIPDGMLIRLEEANKMKPDQVAIMATGTQGEPGAVLGRMAAGKHPVLNVMPGDTIVMSAHPIPGNEEYIHRIINRLFQKGAEVLYDPVAKVHVSGHASQEEQKLLMSLIRPKYFIPIHGELRMLKAHARLAHELGISPDRTFVVENGTPIEFNNGEARQLDRIPGGYVFVDGSGVGDIGRAVIRDREALARDGFVIVVIRRDAEGRLAEKPEIITRGFIYMKDSAPLLQSMSQAVADALCDITGATSTGAIRERAIDALNRLIYSETKRRPMIVAIVT
- a CDS encoding transcriptional regulator, producing MSVSSSQVPSLQVALLRSNRRSHERYGLRAPVVRIGRGVLGPHDIPLPPDDLRASREHARLVFEDGAWFLEDYSRNGTMVNGRLLRKERAKLSSGDNIRIGDSFDVVFCYLGDTMPAEDAADVALCTAPSAQPAESPAVQVGLWISPSATVWRDGKRLSAFLSHTEYRLMKYLMQHANNVCDYDAVIQAVWGARRHRDSLHELIYRVRRKIEPDPARPRYLIIRSGLGVVLFPQGGGAEQEAFK